In the Bacillus amyloliquefaciens DSM 7 = ATCC 23350 genome, GCCGTTCTCCAAGTCCGCCTGATGCTCCTGTGATCCAAATCCGTTTATCCGTTAATCTGCCCATTTCATTCACTCCTTTACAGCTTTAAACATCAAAGTGTTTCCCGACTGAAAAGATACGGCCTTCCCTTCAGCGGCCAGCACGTCAAGATGGCCGATCGTTTCTGACATTGTTAAAAACAATTCGTTTTCATACACAGCCGGAAACAGCCGCCGGCATACTTGGAAAGCCGTCAGCGTTTCCTCTGACAACAGGTGCAGCACATAGTCCGCCCGGTTTCTCTGTTTTTCAAGCCGCCTGTCAGCAGCTGGCCTTACGTCTGTCAGCAGATCGCCGTGCCCCGGATATAAAAAAGCCGGGTTGATGTCATACAGCCGTTTCATTGATTTCAAATAGTCGAGCATCGGGGATGAGCGCACACTCCCCTTTTCCGGAGCCTCCAGAATCGGATTGGTGGAGCTGTTGGACAAAAGCAGATCACCGCTGAACATTTCACCGTTTTTTTCATGGTAAAGCGCAATATGAGAAGCGGCATGACCCGGAATCTCAAGCACCGTCCAGCCATCAAGCCCGTCAATTTCCCCGCCTTCTCCCACTGTTTTCGTTAGCGGACGGTTTGCTGAAAATAAGTATGACAGCTTAACTGTTTTATGTATGTCTTCAGGTGTCAGAGGAACGCCCATTTCGGTCATAAGGGACAGAAAAAAATCCTCCTGCCGGGCGATATACGACTGATCCTGAGTCATGTACCTGTCATTCAGCGGATGCCCGACAACTTCCGTGTCATCAGAAAAAATGTGCAGCAAACCTGAGTGATCCGCGTGATGATGAGTGAGCACCACTTGTTCTATATCCGCTGCGGAGACCCCGTGTTCTTTAAGCTGCATTGAGAGTGATTCAGCCGCTTCCTTTGTATTCGGGCCGCAATCAATAAGGGTTAATGCGTCATCTTTTACTAAATAAACGATAACGTCGCCGACTGCAAACGGAGTCGGCACACGTATCGGAATGATCTTTCTCGCTGCCATATTTACGCTCCTTCGTTCTTTTCATTCCTGAATACTCATATTTTAGCCTTTTCTCATCCCTGTGTCATTATTGCCGCATATCAGAAAAAAAGATTGACATCCCGCTCTGCTGCATAGCATAATGAACAACAAACTAGAAAAAACGGAACGCGATGACGAGGAACTAGTATATAAACAACGGCAGCAGAGAGCAATGTCCCCGGCTGAAAGACATTGCGGCCCTCTTGTTTACAGAACCTGCCCTCAGAGCGGTTAGGAAAACCTAAACGTATCCCTCGTTACGGGATTTGAGCTGAGCACGGCTGATTCGTGCTAATGTAAGGTGGTACCGCGAAACCTTTTCGTCCTTTTTGACGGGAAGGTTTTTTGTGTTTTGGAAAGAAGGAGGATTTATATGAAGAAAATCGGTTTTATCGGGGCCGGATCAATGGCGGAAGCAATGGTGAACGGACTGCTGCAGAGCGGACTGACAGCCCCCGGACATATATACATGACAAACCGGTCAAATGACAGCCGGCTTGAAGAACTTCAAGACACGTACGGCGTGAAACCATGCCGGGATAAAGAAGAGTTTTTCAGCAATACCGACATTATCGTTCTCGCCTTTAAACCGAAAGATGCGGCAGAAAGCATTGAGAACATTCGCGAATACGTTAAAGATCAGCTTGTGATTTCTGTCATCGCAGGGCTGACGATTCACACCATTCAGCATTATTTCGGCAGAAAGCTTACCATCATCCGGGCGATGCCGAATACATCCGCGGCCATTCAACAATCGGCGACCGGTTTTTCTGCAAGCCCTGAGGCGAGTGAGGCTGAAATCCGGATGGCAAAAGAACTGCTGGAAACAATCGGAGAAGCGACGCTTTTTGAGGAAAAACACCTTGATGCCGTCACAGCCATTGCCGGAAGCGGCCCCGCCTATGTGTACCGATATGTCGAAGCGATGGAAAAGGCCGCCCTTCAAGTCGGCCTGCCGGAAGAGACGGCAAAAGAGCTGATTTTACAAACCATGGCTGGAGCGACGGAAATGCTCAGAAAAAGCAGCAAACGACCTGAGCGCCTGCGCAAGGAAATCACAAGCCCGGGCGGCACAACGGAAGCAGGCCTTCGCGCTTTAAACGAGCGCCGCTTTGAAGAAGCCATCATACACTGCATTACAGAAACCGCAGCCCGGAGCGCAGAAATTAAAGAACAATTCGCAGGCTCCGTTCTGCAAAAGACGGATCAATCATAAAGCATGGGGCTCCCCATGCTTTTTTTCGTCCATTTACAATTTCGGAAGACCGCTAACGGCTTACAGGTTTCTTTTCTTGCACTTATGAAAGAGGACGAGCGAGCAAAAGCGAAAAATAAGACTTTCCTGAAAAAAAGTTTGAAGCCGGGCTGCACCCATGAGGCAAAATCACATGTAGGGGAAGAACACATTAATCAAAAGCGGTGCATTGACGGTTGAGCTTCAGGACGAAGGCGTGAGCCGGCCCCCGGTGATGCCCATCAGTTTACCGGGGCGACGCCGCAGTTATCTTAATTCCTCGGGTCACTTATTTTGTGCCGGTCCATTATCCTCATCCTGCTTAAACGGCATATCAGGCTTCTTCAGACAGAAGCCTGATGGATCGCAACCCATTCTTTTATGCATTGAATCAGTTTCTGAACAGAAGGTGTCTGCGTCTCCTTTGCACGAGCTGTCAAAATGCCGATCTGCCTGCAGACATACCGGTCGAGCCGTTTGATGAGCACATCACAATCATTCACCAAAAGCTGCGGCAAGAGGCTGATCCCCAGATTGTTCCGCACCATTGCAATAATCGCTTCATCCCCTCTGATTTGATAGGCGATCCGCGGCGTGATTTTTTCTTCCTTCAGCACTTTCAGCACATCAAAATGTGTCTCCGGATAAGGCACGATACATTTGACGGACTCCATGACATGTAAAGGAACCGTTTCACATTGCGCCAATTCATGCTGCGGACTCATCACTACTACAATCGGGTCCTCGGCCAACGGGTAAAAATGCCTCTTCCCGCTGTGGGATGTCCCGATCGCCGCATCAACCTGATCGTCTTTCAGCCATTCTTCCAGTTCAGTTGAATTCCCTTCAAACAAATGCACCTTAATGGAAGGATACAGCACATTAAATTCTCTCAAAATTTTCGGCAGCCATTTTACCGCCACACTCGTAACAGTGCCGAGCCGGATTTCTCCTCTTTCTAATCCATTAATATTATCAACGGTTTCAGACAATTTTTCATAGTTTTTTTGAATTTCCTTCATAATATGTAACACTTTCAAGCCATTTGCGGTGGGCCTCACTCCATGCCGCTGTCTGATCAGAAGCGGAAAACCGTACTCTTCTTCTAATTTACTGATCATTTGGCTGATGTTCGGCTGTGTGTAATTCAATATGGCAGCGGCTTGGGTCAGGCTGCCGCTTTCAACCGTTTTAATAAAGGCTAAATGTTTCTTTAAATCCAACCGGCTTCATCTCCCAGATATCATTTCTTATTATCCAGCGCATTAGTTATATTTAGTTTACTTATACATCAATCAAAAATAAAATGGCAATGTCTCCATAATTATACTTGATAACAAACAGAAGGTGAGCGTTCCAGCATGAGTTTTCTCATTCAATTTTTGATCGGCGGCACCGTTATGGTGGCTGCTGCGTTTTTAAGCAAATCGAAATACTTATTTTTATCAGGCGTTATCACATTGCTGCCGATCATGACGTTGCTGAATATACAATTGCAGCTGAAAAATATGAGCGCCGACGATTTCAGAGCAGCTCAAAAAAACGGAATATTCGGTGCGTTCGGCGCGGTGATTTTCATCAGCAGTATTTTTATCCTGACAAACTGGTTCAAAGGAAGCCACTCCGTCATCGGTGCGTTTCTTATCTATATCTGCTATATGATCGCCTGTAAATGCCTGTTATGAAGATACAGCCCCCCTGTATAAAAAAATGCCCGGTCAGAACAATAAGAACATTACGCTCAGTTGTGAGCAGTTTATATGACTGAATGATCATAAGTTGTTATAATCAATTTCTAAAACATTCCGGGAGGCGAAATAAATGGCCAGAAAATTATTTACACCATGGACCGTTAAAGATGTAACGATCAAAAACCGTATTGTTATGGCACCGATGTGTATGTATTCCTCACATGAGAAGGACGGAAAACTGCAGCCTTTTCATATGGCGCACTACATATCGCGCGCAATCGGACAGGTCGGCCTGATAATCGTTGAAGCGACAGCTGTGAATCCGCAGGGACGCATTTCCGATCAGGATTTGGGCATTTGGAGCGACGATCATATCGAAGGTTTTGCCAAACTGACGGAACAAGTGAAAGCGCAAGGTTCAAAAATCGGCATTCAGCTCGCGCACGCGGGACGTAAAGCTGAGCTTGACGGAGACATTTACGCTCCTTCAGCCATTCCGTTCGACGAGCAGTCCAAAACACCGGCTGAAATGACGACAGAACAAATTAAAGAAACCATTCAGGAATTCAAACAGGCGGCGGCACGCGCGAAAGAAGCCGGCTTTGACATTATCGAGCTTCATGCGGCACACGGCTACTTAATGCACGAATTTTTGTACCGCTGTCCAATCACCGCACAGACGAATACGGAGGATCACATGAAAATCGCTACCGCTTCTTAGGCGAGACGATTGACGCCGTCAAGGAAGTATGGGACGGCCCGTTATTTGTCCGTGTTTCTGCATCTGATTATACAGACAAGGGGCTGGACATTGCCGATCACATCGGTTTTGCGAAGTGGATGAAGGAACAGGGAGTCGACCTGATTGATTGCAGCTCAGGCGCACTCGTTCAAGCTGATATTAACGTCTTCCCCGGCTACCAAGTGAGCTTCGCAGAGAAAATCCGCGAGCAGGCCGAAATCGCAACAGGCGCCGTCGGTTTGATAACGACGGGAACAATGGCGGAAGAAATTCTGCAGAACAACCGCGCTGACCTTATTTTTGTCGCGAGAGAACTTCTGCGCGATCC is a window encoding:
- a CDS encoding MBL fold metallo-hydrolase; protein product: MAARKIIPIRVPTPFAVGDVIVYLVKDDALTLIDCGPNTKEAAESLSMQLKEHGVSAADIEQVVLTHHHADHSGLLHIFSDDTEVVGHPLNDRYMTQDQSYIARQEDFFLSLMTEMGVPLTPEDIHKTVKLSYLFSANRPLTKTVGEGGEIDGLDGWTVLEIPGHAASHIALYHEKNGEMFSGDLLLSNSSTNPILEAPEKGSVRSSPMLDYLKSMKRLYDINPAFLYPGHGDLLTDVRPAADRRLEKQRNRADYVLHLLSEETLTAFQVCRRLFPAVYENELFLTMSETIGHLDVLAAEGKAVSFQSGNTLMFKAVKE
- the proC gene encoding pyrroline-5-carboxylate reductase translates to MKKIGFIGAGSMAEAMVNGLLQSGLTAPGHIYMTNRSNDSRLEELQDTYGVKPCRDKEEFFSNTDIIVLAFKPKDAAESIENIREYVKDQLVISVIAGLTIHTIQHYFGRKLTIIRAMPNTSAAIQQSATGFSASPEASEAEIRMAKELLETIGEATLFEEKHLDAVTAIAGSGPAYVYRYVEAMEKAALQVGLPEETAKELILQTMAGATEMLRKSSKRPERLRKEITSPGGTTEAGLRALNERRFEEAIIHCITETAARSAEIKEQFAGSVLQKTDQS
- a CDS encoding LysR family transcriptional regulator, coding for MDLKKHLAFIKTVESGSLTQAAAILNYTQPNISQMISKLEEEYGFPLLIRQRHGVRPTANGLKVLHIMKEIQKNYEKLSETVDNINGLERGEIRLGTVTSVAVKWLPKILREFNVLYPSIKVHLFEGNSTELEEWLKDDQVDAAIGTSHSGKRHFYPLAEDPIVVVMSPQHELAQCETVPLHVMESVKCIVPYPETHFDVLKVLKEEKITPRIAYQIRGDEAIIAMVRNNLGISLLPQLLVNDCDVLIKRLDRYVCRQIGILTARAKETQTPSVQKLIQCIKEWVAIHQASV
- a CDS encoding GlpM family protein; its protein translation is MSFLIQFLIGGTVMVAAAFLSKSKYLFLSGVITLLPIMTLLNIQLQLKNMSADDFRAAQKNGIFGAFGAVIFISSIFILTNWFKGSHSVIGAFLIYICYMIACKCLL